One Methylophilus sp. TWE2 DNA segment encodes these proteins:
- a CDS encoding biopolymer transporter ExbD: MQVQNDAQPYDTINITPMLDLAYVLLVIFILMTTAGVQGLTMNLPKPSNKPSTEKHDIKIVQVQQGGTLTINGVGVSMAELETQLNQAKAMDPKFNVMIKGQPQAPYAGVIGVIDLVNRLQIENVGLVTGKIGT; this comes from the coding sequence ATGCAGGTACAAAACGACGCACAACCTTACGACACCATCAACATTACGCCCATGCTCGACCTGGCCTATGTACTGCTGGTGATTTTTATCCTGATGACCACCGCTGGCGTGCAGGGGCTGACTATGAACTTGCCCAAGCCGTCCAACAAGCCGAGCACTGAAAAACACGATATCAAAATCGTGCAGGTGCAGCAGGGTGGCACGCTCACCATCAATGGGGTTGGCGTGAGCATGGCCGAGCTGGAAACCCAGCTCAACCAGGCCAAGGCTATGGACCCGAAATTCAACGTCATGATCAAGGGTCAGCCACAGGCGCCTTATGCAGGTGTGATTGGCGTGATTGACCTGGTCAACCGCCTGCAAATTGAAAACGTCGGCCTGGTCACCGGCAAGATCGGAACATAA
- a CDS encoding ABC transporter permease, whose translation MILVIARKELRSLFATPMGWLVLAVFQAIVGTYYSLSFNQYFEIMHSAHWQVQRIGITQFMAEGVFGVAAVLMLFVVPLVSMKLISEERKNQTMALLMSAPLSMSELILGKLLGIVSYLSLLIVSMVVMIALLLPWAEIDLPYLITHAFGLWLLMVASSALGLYVSCLTANPILAAFCSLTALSFWLLLDKFFSDHSQALFHDFSLMQHYRQFALGILNSYDVLFFVLFALFFVLLAIRRLHADRLYG comes from the coding sequence ATGATTCTGGTCATTGCCCGCAAAGAACTGCGCAGCCTGTTTGCCACGCCAATGGGCTGGCTGGTGCTGGCTGTTTTCCAGGCCATTGTCGGCACCTATTACAGCCTGAGTTTCAACCAGTACTTTGAAATCATGCACAGTGCACACTGGCAGGTTCAGCGCATAGGCATCACACAATTTATGGCCGAAGGTGTGTTTGGCGTGGCAGCCGTGCTGATGCTGTTTGTGGTCCCGCTGGTGAGTATGAAGTTGATTAGTGAAGAGCGCAAGAACCAGACCATGGCCTTGTTGATGAGTGCCCCACTGAGCATGAGTGAGCTGATTTTGGGTAAGTTACTGGGGATTGTCAGCTACTTGAGCCTGCTAATCGTCAGTATGGTGGTGATGATTGCCCTACTGTTACCCTGGGCAGAAATCGATCTGCCCTACCTGATCACGCATGCTTTTGGCCTGTGGTTGCTGATGGTCGCTAGCAGTGCGCTTGGTCTCTACGTTTCCTGCCTGACCGCCAACCCGATACTGGCGGCCTTTTGCAGCCTCACTGCCCTGTCTTTCTGGCTGTTATTGGATAAATTTTTCAGTGATCACTCCCAGGCCTTATTTCATGATTTTTCCCTGATGCAACATTACCGCCAGTTTGCCTTGGGTATACTCAATAGCTACGACGTCTTGTTTTTTGTACTGTTTGCGCTGTTCTTTGTTTTACTTGCAATCCGCCGCTTACATGCGGACCGACTTTATGGCTGA
- a CDS encoding TonB C-terminal domain-containing protein, translated as MVLHETDAMAEETPVSATRLWTTRVLIALLVLAVLAGIGYGIKKLFSGGAPQKKQITTVKLLPDTPPPPPPPPPKEPPKETPKEQPKEAPKEPEPKPVEAPPAENLKMEGPAGDGPSAFQAGAVNNEYKGGDVTTGPKIGGKKNMAAFAWFTNKIDGQIKKALDAESGLNKVKYQVDVRVFLNAQGAIDHAELIDSSGDAEVDALIRKVLARIPPLSETAPEDMPRKVVVRMASKNMS; from the coding sequence ATGGTATTGCATGAGACAGATGCAATGGCAGAAGAAACTCCTGTGTCTGCCACACGCTTATGGACAACACGCGTGTTAATTGCCTTGTTGGTATTGGCGGTACTGGCGGGGATTGGCTATGGCATAAAAAAACTGTTTTCTGGGGGCGCCCCACAAAAAAAACAAATCACAACCGTGAAACTGTTGCCGGATACGCCCCCACCTCCGCCGCCACCGCCGCCTAAAGAGCCGCCCAAGGAAACACCAAAGGAACAGCCTAAAGAGGCGCCAAAGGAGCCAGAGCCGAAACCAGTTGAGGCACCGCCCGCGGAGAACCTGAAAATGGAGGGCCCTGCCGGTGACGGTCCTAGCGCGTTCCAGGCCGGTGCGGTGAATAACGAATACAAGGGTGGGGATGTGACTACCGGCCCAAAAATCGGTGGCAAGAAAAACATGGCTGCCTTTGCCTGGTTTACAAACAAGATTGATGGCCAGATTAAAAAAGCGCTGGATGCCGAAAGTGGCTTGAACAAGGTCAAGTATCAGGTGGATGTCCGGGTATTTTTGAATGCACAGGGCGCCATTGATCATGCTGAGTTAATTGACTCCAGTGGGGATGCGGAGGTGGATGCCTTGATTCGTAAGGTACTGGCCAGAATTCCACCACTGAGTGAAACAGCACCAGAAGATATGCCAAGAAAAGTCGTGGTCAGGATGGCTTCAAAGAATATGTCTTAA
- a CDS encoding DUF4350 domain-containing protein, whose protein sequence is MADLEPPYFQSKKHWRAVLAGWWQHHLAIPALLLITILIGVFSWQFNLMADTTHNHRNTLSAASNQVLQQLPSRIEVTAFCSNSPYKGRYFRKSITALIHRYQYLHPAIDLQFIDPSNAPALARQQQIQKEGEMIVRYRGQEKRMYLPYTEEAFTNLLLQLQHGERAPVLFASGHGESELDDTSAQGASQLATALNNAGLQVRQSQAFELSLGNKLPTLVLAGAMQPYTATQVQAIQTHITQGGNLVWLTDSASTQGLQTIADTLGLQISQGTVIDPTNRQFDIPLHALSTQRYASQGPTQDFSLRTFFDHAHAIHRPRQYGDPWRVIPLVAGAEHGWVSHAYRSEQAGTIPAFNAETDIRGPATIALAMEKKRASGELQRVLVLGSRQFFTNAQLQRGGNLALTMQSLQWVVNNQPSISLPVTPLRDSVIALPQQQLWLILLFNSFQFGLPVLLLFAGWLSWRRKHRH, encoded by the coding sequence ATGGCTGACTTAGAACCCCCATACTTCCAATCAAAAAAACACTGGCGGGCCGTCTTGGCAGGCTGGTGGCAACACCACTTAGCAATCCCGGCATTACTGCTGATAACCATTCTCATAGGGGTGTTCTCCTGGCAATTCAATCTCATGGCTGACACCACACATAATCACCGCAACACCCTGTCTGCGGCCAGCAATCAGGTGTTGCAGCAATTACCCAGCCGCATAGAGGTGACAGCCTTTTGCAGCAACAGCCCTTACAAGGGGCGCTACTTCAGAAAATCTATCACTGCACTGATACACCGCTACCAGTACCTGCATCCCGCAATAGATCTCCAGTTTATAGACCCATCGAATGCCCCGGCACTGGCACGCCAGCAGCAAATACAAAAAGAGGGTGAAATGATCGTCCGTTACCGCGGCCAGGAAAAGCGCATGTACTTGCCTTACACAGAAGAAGCATTCACCAATCTGCTACTGCAACTGCAACACGGTGAACGTGCGCCGGTCCTGTTTGCCAGCGGTCATGGTGAATCTGAACTGGACGATACCTCAGCGCAAGGTGCCAGCCAATTGGCGACGGCGCTGAATAATGCAGGCTTGCAAGTCAGACAGAGTCAAGCTTTTGAGCTTAGCCTAGGTAACAAGCTACCCACATTAGTCCTGGCCGGGGCCATGCAACCCTATACGGCAACGCAAGTGCAAGCCATCCAGACACATATCACACAGGGTGGGAACCTGGTCTGGCTGACGGATTCAGCGTCAACACAAGGCTTGCAAACCATCGCAGACACCCTGGGCCTGCAGATCAGCCAGGGCACCGTGATAGACCCGACGAATCGCCAGTTTGATATTCCTCTGCATGCGCTCAGTACGCAGCGTTACGCCAGCCAAGGGCCAACCCAGGACTTTTCCTTACGAACATTTTTTGACCATGCACATGCCATCCATCGTCCGCGGCAGTATGGCGACCCTTGGCGTGTAATTCCTCTGGTGGCAGGGGCTGAACATGGATGGGTGAGTCATGCTTACCGTAGCGAGCAGGCTGGGACAATACCCGCTTTCAATGCGGAAACCGATATCCGTGGGCCAGCCACCATTGCGCTAGCGATGGAGAAAAAGCGGGCTTCCGGTGAATTACAAAGAGTTCTGGTGTTGGGCAGTCGTCAGTTCTTTACCAATGCGCAACTGCAGCGCGGAGGAAACCTGGCGCTCACCATGCAAAGCTTGCAATGGGTGGTCAACAACCAGCCCAGCATCAGCCTACCGGTCACGCCATTACGTGATAGCGTGATAGCTCTGCCTCAGCAACAACTCTGGCTGATCCTGCTGTTTAACAGCTTCCAGTTTGGCTTGCCTGTGCTGTTACTGTTTGCTGGCTGGCTTAGCTGGCGCAGAAAGCATCGCCACTAA
- a CDS encoding biopolymer transporter ExbD, producing the protein MSEGVKEENQLYDEINITPMLDLAYVLLVIFIIMTTASVQGVKVDMPHTVNSAALAKPQMRAITVTSDGSVYLDAFPVDMAQLEQRLAEYKSSNPELPVVLKGDAAAHYEKVSEVLEICKRLDITEVGLVTKKVVE; encoded by the coding sequence ATGTCAGAAGGCGTCAAAGAAGAGAACCAGCTCTACGACGAGATCAACATTACGCCCATGCTGGATCTGGCGTACGTATTGCTGGTGATTTTTATCATCATGACGACTGCCTCTGTGCAAGGCGTCAAAGTCGACATGCCCCATACAGTCAACTCGGCCGCGCTGGCCAAGCCACAAATGCGCGCAATTACCGTGACCAGCGATGGCAGTGTTTACCTGGATGCGTTTCCAGTGGACATGGCGCAACTGGAGCAACGGTTGGCTGAATACAAAAGCAGTAACCCCGAGCTGCCCGTGGTACTGAAAGGCGATGCCGCTGCCCATTATGAAAAGGTGTCAGAAGTGCTCGAAATCTGTAAACGGCTGGACATCACCGAAGTCGGCCTGGTGACCAAGAAAGTGGTGGAGTAA
- a CDS encoding DUF2341 domain-containing protein, which produces MKKTLGLLVGLLGLSLSTSVFAAWNKDWATQQKISIDTANIKEAVNQAPVLVRLHSGNFDFTGANVDGADLRFIAADDKTELKFSLEKYDAVNELAVAWVVLPQVSSANKDLAISLATGNESATSASDAQALNDPALLARFAFSDNALLKDSGPNQLIAAGNATVQKAGLIAESAILTNSPVTITLSAAPVLANGSTWSVWLKPANLPQTAEIFKSGNVTLKLEGTTLALQAGTASTQGGELKPGQWQHIALVFQGDQAIIYVNGQVTGQVKASDAQAATDLTLGQNLNAEVDELQLASTARSASWLALVAQSQGADASLVKVIPSDAEEEGEGGEANYMGILIDSLTVDAKVVIAILAVMFAISVWVMVSKARLVTRTDKDNALFLKRFQQSNANDLLSLDKTGSYTHSSLFGLYKAGLREIKKREVDGKVALGGASIDAIKAAVDADLVRETQRMNSMMVLLTIAISGGPFLGLLGTVVGVMITFAAIAAAGDVNVNAIAPGIAAALLATVAGLGVAIPALFGYNYLASRVKNITIAMQIFVDEFITRTAELYGKE; this is translated from the coding sequence ATGAAGAAAACATTAGGTTTATTGGTTGGATTGCTGGGGCTTAGCCTCAGCACTTCTGTATTTGCCGCCTGGAACAAGGACTGGGCGACCCAGCAGAAAATTAGCATAGACACTGCCAATATTAAGGAAGCCGTCAACCAGGCGCCTGTTTTGGTGCGTCTGCATTCCGGTAATTTTGATTTTACCGGGGCAAATGTGGACGGTGCTGACCTGCGTTTTATTGCGGCAGATGACAAGACGGAGCTGAAGTTTTCACTGGAAAAATATGATGCAGTGAATGAATTGGCGGTGGCCTGGGTGGTTTTGCCGCAAGTTTCTTCCGCGAATAAAGACCTTGCGATCAGTCTTGCCACTGGCAATGAATCAGCTACGTCTGCCAGTGATGCGCAAGCGCTCAATGATCCTGCCCTGCTTGCAAGATTTGCTTTCTCTGACAATGCCTTGTTAAAAGATAGCGGCCCCAATCAATTGATCGCCGCGGGTAATGCTACCGTGCAAAAAGCCGGCCTGATCGCTGAAAGCGCAATACTAACCAATAGCCCGGTAACGATTACTTTATCTGCTGCGCCGGTCCTGGCCAATGGCAGCACCTGGTCTGTATGGTTAAAACCTGCCAACCTGCCACAAACAGCAGAAATTTTTAAAAGCGGCAACGTGACGTTGAAGCTGGAAGGCACTACGCTGGCGTTGCAAGCCGGTACCGCCAGCACGCAAGGTGGTGAACTGAAGCCTGGCCAATGGCAGCATATTGCGCTGGTATTCCAGGGTGACCAGGCCATCATTTATGTGAATGGGCAAGTGACAGGTCAAGTGAAAGCGAGCGATGCACAGGCTGCTACAGATCTTACTTTAGGCCAGAACTTAAATGCCGAAGTTGATGAGCTGCAACTTGCTTCAACGGCCCGCAGTGCTTCCTGGCTGGCGCTGGTCGCGCAATCACAGGGTGCGGATGCCAGTTTGGTGAAAGTGATTCCGTCCGATGCTGAAGAAGAAGGTGAGGGTGGTGAAGCCAATTATATGGGCATCCTCATTGACAGCCTGACAGTCGACGCCAAAGTGGTGATTGCCATCCTGGCGGTGATGTTCGCCATCAGTGTCTGGGTCATGGTGAGCAAGGCACGTCTGGTCACCCGCACTGACAAAGACAATGCCTTGTTTCTCAAGCGCTTCCAACAATCCAATGCCAATGATTTGCTGTCGCTGGATAAAACCGGTAGCTACACGCATTCCAGCCTGTTTGGTTTATACAAAGCTGGCCTGCGCGAAATCAAAAAGCGCGAAGTTGACGGCAAAGTGGCGCTTGGCGGCGCGTCTATCGATGCGATCAAGGCGGCTGTCGATGCTGACCTGGTGCGTGAAACCCAGCGCATGAACAGCATGATGGTGCTACTCACCATTGCAATTTCCGGTGGTCCTTTCCTTGGCCTGCTGGGGACGGTGGTGGGTGTGATGATCACCTTTGCCGCGATTGCCGCTGCGGGTGACGTCAACGTCAATGCGATTGCGCCTGGTATTGCGGCAGCCTTGCTGGCGACTGTGGCTGGTCTGGGCGTGGCGATTCCTGCCCTGTTTGGCTACAACTACCTGGCCAGCCGCGTCAAAAACATCACCATCGCCATGCAAATTTTTGTCGATGAATTCATTACCCGTACCGCCGAACTGTACGGTAAGGAATAA
- a CDS encoding EpsD family peptidyl-prolyl cis-trans isomerase, which translates to MMKKIALIVPALLLVMAGCSKHEGAAKGGSQVVAKVNGSEITVHQLNFALSKMGKLDQSQVKAASEKVLQQMVDMELLKQKSVDEKLDRDPNVLQVLEATKQQVLAQAYMQKVASKQAAPSEDDIKKFYDTHPELFSERNVYVIQEFAIKEGNEHASEIEAGINDAKTGDDIANWLKEHNHMFSVNASRKAAEQLPLELLKKMNTLKAGDTLVVKSPQALVLLFLAKIDRQPVDLEKAKPVIQQFLVNSNQQTLIKNEVAALRKEAKVEFYGDFSKMTMDGNATVPAAPAVKPDTDKPEAPLAAPASESTQPAHNPAIEKGLSGL; encoded by the coding sequence ATGATGAAGAAAATCGCATTAATCGTGCCAGCACTGTTGCTGGTCATGGCCGGGTGTAGTAAACACGAAGGCGCTGCCAAAGGTGGCTCACAAGTGGTTGCCAAAGTGAATGGCAGTGAAATCACTGTGCATCAGCTGAATTTTGCCTTGTCCAAAATGGGCAAGCTGGATCAATCCCAGGTCAAAGCAGCATCTGAAAAAGTATTGCAGCAAATGGTGGACATGGAGTTGCTTAAGCAAAAGTCTGTCGATGAAAAGCTGGACCGTGACCCTAATGTGTTGCAAGTCCTCGAAGCGACCAAGCAGCAAGTGCTGGCGCAAGCCTATATGCAGAAAGTGGCCTCGAAACAGGCGGCTCCCTCAGAAGATGACATCAAGAAGTTTTACGATACGCATCCCGAACTATTCAGCGAACGTAATGTGTATGTGATCCAGGAATTTGCCATCAAGGAGGGTAACGAGCATGCGAGTGAAATCGAGGCGGGGATCAATGATGCCAAAACCGGGGATGACATTGCCAATTGGCTGAAAGAGCATAACCATATGTTCAGTGTGAATGCCAGCCGTAAAGCCGCTGAGCAATTGCCGCTGGAATTGCTGAAAAAAATGAATACGCTGAAGGCCGGTGATACGCTGGTGGTGAAAAGCCCACAGGCGTTAGTGCTGCTGTTCTTGGCTAAAATTGACCGTCAGCCGGTAGATCTGGAAAAAGCCAAGCCAGTGATCCAGCAATTCCTGGTCAATTCCAATCAGCAAACCTTGATCAAGAATGAGGTGGCGGCATTGCGCAAGGAGGCGAAAGTCGAGTTTTACGGCGACTTCTCCAAAATGACCATGGATGGCAATGCCACCGTACCTGCAGCGCCAGCAGTCAAGCCGGATACCGACAAACCTGAAGCGCCTTTGGCTGCACCTGCGTCCGAATCCACGCAGCCAGCGCATAATCCAGCGATTGAGAAAGGCTTGTCTGGCCTCTAA
- a CDS encoding CAAX prenyl protease-related protein, with protein MTALLNSWFTRHERARIYPFAGFILLLAIEPWLAGVLTRLGIGTEPTYLLRSVLALCLLLTFCRDYVELRVAPSFNQALIALLAGGVVFLLWVIPYPAWLGGHAATIAPAMPMQSHADIFWLICRWSGSALIVPVIEELFWRSYLMRRLDDADFMSVSPAVVTTYAIVVSSVLFAVEHQLWLAGLLAGLVYAWLYRQFQVLWVSILAHVTTNAVLGLWVVCGGHWQYW; from the coding sequence ATGACTGCACTCTTGAATTCCTGGTTCACCCGGCATGAACGTGCTCGTATTTACCCATTTGCCGGATTTATATTATTACTGGCGATAGAGCCCTGGCTGGCGGGTGTGCTGACAAGGTTGGGGATAGGCACAGAACCTACCTACTTATTGCGTAGTGTCCTGGCTTTGTGCCTGCTGCTGACCTTCTGCCGTGATTATGTCGAATTGCGTGTGGCGCCTAGTTTTAATCAGGCACTGATTGCCTTGTTGGCGGGCGGGGTTGTGTTTTTGCTATGGGTCATCCCTTATCCTGCCTGGTTGGGTGGGCATGCTGCAACTATTGCGCCGGCCATGCCTATGCAAAGTCATGCAGATATCTTCTGGTTGATTTGCCGCTGGAGCGGCTCTGCCCTGATCGTGCCGGTGATCGAAGAGCTGTTCTGGCGGTCTTATTTAATGCGCAGGCTAGACGATGCAGATTTTATGTCGGTTTCACCTGCCGTTGTGACGACTTATGCAATTGTTGTAAGTAGCGTATTATTCGCGGTGGAACATCAGCTCTGGTTAGCCGGGCTGTTGGCAGGGCTGGTATATGCCTGGTTATACCGTCAATTCCAAGTGCTCTGGGTATCAATCCTGGCTCACGTAACAACCAATGCCGTCCTAGGACTCTGGGTGGTATGTGGTGGTCACTGGCAGTACTGGTAA
- a CDS encoding response regulator transcription factor: protein MAKVMIADDHAMLRQGLRTLLEQANHEVTSDALSGEEACALVEKNHPDLLILDLDMPGIGGLETLKRILHRKPQMRVLIFSMHDDCIYATRAIQTGARGYVTKTEPPEVVLEAVQKILKGGRYINNELAQSLSMYHLESQENPIQKLSPREFEVFRRIAHGEALAAIAKAMHIGYKTVANIQTSVRQKLGVETTGQLVHIAVRFGIIKGL, encoded by the coding sequence ATGGCAAAAGTAATGATTGCAGATGATCATGCCATGCTCAGGCAAGGGTTGCGCACATTGCTTGAGCAGGCCAATCATGAAGTGACCAGTGACGCGCTCAGTGGCGAAGAAGCCTGCGCACTGGTAGAGAAAAACCATCCAGACCTGCTCATCCTGGATTTGGATATGCCGGGGATAGGCGGACTGGAAACACTCAAACGCATTCTGCACCGCAAGCCACAGATGCGCGTGCTGATTTTCAGCATGCATGATGACTGTATTTACGCCACGCGTGCCATCCAGACCGGGGCAAGGGGCTATGTGACCAAAACCGAGCCGCCAGAAGTGGTCTTGGAAGCCGTGCAGAAAATACTCAAGGGCGGGCGTTACATCAATAATGAACTAGCGCAAAGCCTGTCGATGTACCATCTGGAAAGCCAGGAAAACCCGATACAGAAACTTTCTCCAAGAGAGTTCGAGGTATTCCGCCGGATTGCCCATGGCGAAGCCCTGGCGGCCATCGCCAAGGCCATGCATATCGGCTACAAGACCGTTGCTAATATCCAGACCAGTGTGCGGCAGAAACTCGGCGTGGAAACCACCGGCCAACTGGTACATATTGCGGTCCGTTTTGGCATTATCAAAGGGCTTTAG
- a CDS encoding putative porin produces the protein MNIKAKNWVIPLMVTAIFGSQSAGVVAGERESLEEVRATTMSLIELLVQEGVLSKDKADALLKQAQQAREKAKEEAEALAAQEAPAAEKTAEGQPKSIRVQYVPEHVKNEMRAEIEQEVMKKLNYKAGERLGIPEWIDRIEWTGELRLRYQEDMFSDNNVTPADLASRERQFMQVNNTSEDRERQRIRALFGANLHINDWLNGGIRFTTGLLQTPVTPNQTEGFSQGKFVFGLDRAFLEAKPYDWLTLTGGRFANPFFTGNRTFGTDLIWDPDLAFDGLAARANPKINQHWQLFSTVGAFPIEEIESSDTNKGRDKWLYAAQGGVEWTSNNNSKVKLGVAYYDFKNVEGQPREFVGDTRYDATVPLWRQKGNSTFRLNPFGNSCGSATNPSLCGLASQFQLVNVLGEVDLALFDPVHVILHGQYVKNIGFDQQEILRRTNTLYDEENEGYEFALMVGHPAMKKLHDWQVFGGYRRLEADAMLDGFTDSNFRLGGTDAKGYFIGAHYGLGKNAFLTSRYISTDEISGLPFSVDTLLVDFTGRF, from the coding sequence ATGAACATTAAAGCAAAAAATTGGGTGATTCCATTGATGGTGACAGCCATATTTGGCTCACAGTCTGCAGGAGTAGTCGCGGGAGAGCGTGAGTCATTGGAGGAAGTACGTGCAACCACCATGAGCTTGATCGAATTGCTGGTACAGGAAGGTGTGCTGTCAAAAGATAAGGCCGATGCCTTGCTGAAGCAGGCGCAACAGGCGAGGGAAAAAGCGAAAGAAGAGGCTGAAGCCCTTGCAGCACAAGAAGCGCCCGCGGCAGAAAAAACGGCTGAAGGTCAGCCAAAGTCTATCCGCGTGCAATATGTGCCTGAACACGTGAAAAATGAAATGCGCGCTGAAATTGAGCAAGAGGTGATGAAAAAGCTCAATTACAAAGCGGGCGAGCGGCTGGGGATTCCTGAGTGGATAGATCGCATAGAGTGGACGGGAGAGTTACGTTTGCGTTATCAGGAGGATATGTTTAGTGATAATAATGTAACGCCTGCAGATCTGGCTTCGCGTGAGAGACAGTTTATGCAGGTAAACAATACCTCCGAAGACAGGGAGCGTCAGCGTATCCGTGCCTTGTTTGGTGCCAATCTGCATATTAACGATTGGTTGAACGGTGGTATCCGCTTTACCACCGGCTTATTGCAGACTCCGGTGACGCCCAACCAGACCGAAGGCTTTTCACAAGGAAAATTTGTGTTTGGCCTGGACCGGGCATTTCTTGAAGCAAAGCCTTACGACTGGTTAACTTTGACCGGTGGCCGCTTTGCCAATCCATTCTTTACGGGTAATCGAACCTTTGGTACAGACCTGATCTGGGATCCGGACTTGGCATTTGATGGTTTGGCGGCCAGGGCAAACCCCAAAATTAACCAGCATTGGCAACTGTTCTCCACTGTCGGCGCCTTCCCAATCGAAGAGATTGAAAGCTCAGATACCAACAAGGGCCGTGACAAGTGGCTGTATGCAGCGCAGGGTGGTGTGGAGTGGACATCTAATAACAACAGCAAGGTGAAACTTGGTGTGGCTTATTATGACTTTAAAAATGTGGAAGGCCAGCCCAGGGAGTTTGTTGGTGACACTCGCTATGATGCAACTGTACCGCTCTGGCGGCAAAAGGGAAACAGTACCTTCAGGTTAAATCCGTTTGGTAACAGTTGTGGCAGTGCGACTAATCCTTCGCTTTGTGGCCTGGCTTCTCAGTTCCAATTAGTGAATGTACTTGGTGAGGTAGATCTTGCGCTATTTGATCCTGTCCATGTGATCTTGCATGGCCAGTATGTGAAAAATATTGGTTTTGACCAACAGGAAATTTTGCGTAGAACAAATACTTTGTATGATGAAGAGAATGAGGGCTATGAGTTTGCGCTGATGGTTGGGCACCCTGCGATGAAAAAGCTGCATGACTGGCAGGTGTTTGGTGGTTACCGCCGTCTTGAAGCAGATGCAATGCTGGACGGCTTCACTGATTCCAACTTCAGGTTAGGTGGCACGGATGCCAAGGGTTACTTTATTGGCGCCCATTATGGCTTGGGTAAAAATGCCTTCTTGACTTCACGTTACATCAGTACCGATGAGATTTCCGGATTACCATTCTCAGTGGACACATTGTTGGTTGACTTCACCGGGCGGTTTTAA